In the Campylobacter showae CSUNSWCD genome, GTTCATCACGTTCCAGCGGCGCTCGTCTGGGCGGTAGAACCAATCTTTGTCGATCTGATAATAAATCTGCTTGCCGTTTGCCTCAATGATGTTTGCGATGTTGTTGTCGTGGTAGCTGTTCTCGTCGTAGTCGGTAAACGCGCGCTGTCCCATCTCGGAGTAAAGAAGCGTGAGTTCCTGAAGCATCTCGTTTAGCTCGTTGTCCATCTTTTGCACGTGCAGTCCGATCTCCTCGGCCTCACGGAAAAGTATCGGATAGTCATGCGCCGGATAGTCGCTGTTTAGGCGCTCGGAGATGTTTTGGATCTTTGATTCGTCGGTCATATGGTAGCGCAAAAGCTCGCAGCAGATCTTTAGCGAGAGCGAGCTGGCTCGGTCTACGGCGCCAAAAACTAGCGGATGGATGTAGTTGTATAGCGATTTATACGGGTTTTCGTCATTGTCTTTTTCGTGCATTTTCCACAGCTTTATCACGCGGTTTAGCTCGTCCATCGACACGCTAACGCGCTCGTTGCCGTTATCTATCGGGCTCATCGCGTGCTTTAGCGAGGTATCGACGGCAGTTAGATACGCTAGCGGACCCATCACGATCTCGTTTGCGCCTAGCGCCATCATCGTCGCAGCCGACGCGCAGTTAGCCGGGATGAGAGCGGTGATGTTTTTGCAGTAGTTTCGCAGAGTGCTGATGATACGAAGCGCTGCGATACCGCTGCCGCCGTCGCTTTTGATAAACAAAAATGCGTTTTCTATCTTTTTACCCTTTAAAATTTCATACATCGCGCTCGCGTCGTTGCCGCAGACGCTGCCCGCGTTTGAGTTGTAGTAGGTGATGAGCGTGCCGCCCAGTTTGGCCTCGACCGCCTTTAGTACCTGCTGAGTCTCGCT is a window encoding:
- a CDS encoding SDH family Clp fold serine proteinase; its protein translation is MSWKDFLNNKEEEQPQKEGRGMDQKSVAKPPVLFSETQQVLKAVEAKLGGTLITYYNSNAGSVCGNDASAMYEILKGKKIENAFLFIKSDGGSGIAALRIISTLRNYCKNITALIPANCASAATMMALGANEIVMGPLAYLTAVDTSLKHAMSPIDNGNERVSVSMDELNRVIKLWKMHEKDNDENPYKSLYNYIHPLVFGAVDRASSLSLKICCELLRYHMTDESKIQNISERLNSDYPAHDYPILFREAEEIGLHVQKMDNELNEMLQELTLLYSEMGQRAFTDYDENSYHDNNIANIIEANGKQIYYQIDKDWFYRPDERRWNVMNDESSWRKNELVGGKLKNTIYHLW